The genomic DNA TCATGACAGAAATATATTTATACATCACCCAAAAATGGCACAAACTACCCAAAACAACGGAAATATGGAATATTTCATGGAAATTTAGGACATGAGAACGCAAGTTTGGACGTTTTAAAGCATAAATAATTGCCCCAATTGAGTAGAAAACGCCTCCCGCAACAAGCCAAAGTAGCGCTCCAGTCTGCAAAGCTTGCATAAGCGGCCATATTCCGACAATCGCAAGCCAGCCCATGGCGAGATAAAAACCAGTAGAAAGCCAGCGCGGTGCATGCATCCAAAACAACTTAGTGATAATGCCGCCCGCAGCCATGGCCCATATACATATAAATAAGGACCAACCCCACGTCCCTTTCAACCCCACAAGACAAATGGGAGTATAGGTCGCAGCTATATATATGAATATCATGCTGTGATCCACTTTACGCATATACGCCTGCCCTTTCTCGGACAACGGAAGCCAGTGGTAAAGAGTGCTGGCCAGATATAAAAGAATCATTCCGCCGCCAAACACAGAAAAAGTCACCACATGCATCATATTAAATGGATGTAGTGATTTACCAAGAAGCAGCACAAGCCCT from Maridesulfovibrio frigidus DSM 17176 includes the following:
- the trhA gene encoding PAQR family membrane homeostasis protein TrhA; the protein is MNLYFREPMNGFTHFIGFCLAIVGLVLLLGKSLHPFNMMHVVTFSVFGGGMILLYLASTLYHWLPLSEKGQAYMRKVDHSMIFIYIAATYTPICLVGLKGTWGWSLFICIWAMAAGGIITKLFWMHAPRWLSTGFYLAMGWLAIVGIWPLMQALQTGALLWLVAGGVFYSIGAIIYALKRPNLRSHVLNFHEIFHISVVLGSLCHFWVMYKYISVMS